One Delphinus delphis chromosome 16, mDelDel1.2, whole genome shotgun sequence genomic window carries:
- the VAX1 gene encoding ventral anterior homeobox 1, giving the protein MFGKRDKMDVRCHSDAEAARVSKNAHKESRESKGAEGNLPAAFLKEPQGAFSASGAAEDCNKSKSNSTADPDYCRRILVRDAKGSIREIILPKGLDLDRPKRTRTSFTAEQLYRLEMEFQRCQYVVGRERTELARQLNLSETQVKVWFQNRRTKQKKDQGKDSELRSVVSETAATCSVLRLLEQGRLLSPPGLPALLPPCATGALGSALRGPNLPALGAGSAAGSAAAAAPGPAGAASPHPPAVGGAPGPGPTGPGGLHAGAPAAGHGLFSLPVPSLLGSVASRLSSAPLTMAGSLAGNLQELSARYLSSSAFEPYSRTNNKEGAEKKALD; this is encoded by the exons ATGTTCGGGAAACGAGACAAAATGGACGTTCGGTGCCACTCGGACGCAGAGGCTGCCCGGGTCTCGAAGAATGCGCACAAGGAGAGCCGGGAAAGCAAGGGCGCGGAGGGGAACCTCCCTGCCGCCTTCCTCAAGGAACCGCAGGGCGCCTTCTCTGCGTCGGGCGCCGCGGAAGATTGTAACAAAAGTAAATCCAATTCAACCGCGGATCCGGATTACTGCCGCCGGATCCTGGTCCGAG ATGCCAAGGGGTCCATCCGAGAGATCATCCTGCCCAAGGGCCTGGACCTGGATCGGCCCAAGAGGACGCGCACTTCCTTCACGGCGGAGCAGCTCTACCGGCTGGAGATGGAGTTCCAGCGCTGCCAGTACGTGGTGGGCCGGGAGAGAACCGAGCTCGCTCGGCAGCTCAACCTCTCAGAGACCCAG GTGAAGGTCTGGTTCCAGAACCGGCGCACGAAGCAGAAGAAGGACCAAGGCAAGGACTCGGAGCTGCGCTCGGTGGTGTCGGAGACGGCGGCCACGTGCAGCGTGCTGCGGCTGCTGGAGCAGGGCCGCCTGCTGTCGCCGCCCGGCCTGCCTGCGCTGCTGCCGCCATGCGCCACAGGCGCACTCGGCTCGGCGCTACGCGGGCCCAACCTGCCGGCCCTGGGCGCGGGCTCTGCCGCGGGCTCggcagccgccgccgccccggGTCCCGCAGGCGCCGCGTCCCCGCACCCGCCGGCCGTGGGAGGCGCTCCGGGCCCCGGGCCCACCGGGCCAGGGGGACTGCACGCGGGCGCACCGGCTGCCGGCCACGGCCTCTTCAGCCTGCCCGTGCCCTCGCTGCTCGGATCCGTCGCCAGCCGCCTTTCCTCCGCCCCGTTGACAATGGCCGGTTCGCTGGCCGGGAATTTGCAAGAACTCTCCGCCCGATACCTGAGCTCCTCGGCCTTCGAGCCTTACTCCCGGACCAACAATAAAGAAGGGGCCGAGAAAAAAGCGCTGGACTGA